In bacterium, a single window of DNA contains:
- a CDS encoding glycosyltransferase family 2 protein — MATPLSVYVLTRDSEEHLDAVLGAVRGLADEIVVVDSGSSDGTRAIAERHGARWLERPFDHFGAQRNFAQDACAHDWVLALDSDEIMDAEMAAHLAGLKAAGFRPGGPDGRDVEAFKLRRRWYLFGREIRCLLPVESPDYPIRLFDRTRVRYSEVGNLVHESPEGVTSDERIHAGALHHYSGDTVERLYAKLNLYSGLAAREMVRKGQATSWFGVFSHATSAWFKWYVAKGGWRDGEVGFLTGLYASQYTFLKHLKRLFLDRGGR; from the coding sequence ATGGCCACGCCCCTGTCCGTCTACGTCCTGACCCGCGACAGCGAGGAGCACCTCGACGCCGTGCTCGGCGCCGTGCGCGGGCTCGCCGACGAGATCGTCGTGGTCGACTCCGGCTCCAGCGACGGCACCCGCGCCATCGCCGAACGCCACGGCGCCCGCTGGCTCGAGCGCCCCTTCGACCACTTCGGCGCCCAGCGCAACTTCGCCCAGGACGCCTGCGCCCACGACTGGGTGCTGGCCCTGGACTCGGACGAGATCATGGACGCGGAGATGGCGGCGCACCTCGCGGGCCTGAAGGCGGCCGGATTCCGTCCGGGTGGTCCGGATGGCCGCGACGTCGAGGCCTTCAAGCTGCGGCGACGGTGGTACCTGTTCGGGCGGGAGATCCGCTGCCTGCTGCCGGTCGAGAGCCCCGACTACCCGATCCGGCTCTTCGACCGCACGCGGGTGCGCTACAGCGAGGTGGGCAACCTGGTGCACGAGTCGCCGGAGGGCGTCACGAGCGACGAGCGCATCCACGCGGGCGCCCTGCACCACTACAGCGGCGACACCGTCGAGCGGCTCTACGCCAAGCTGAACCTGTACTCGGGACTGGCCGCGCGCGAGATGGTGCGCAAGGGGCAGGCGACGTCGTGGTTCGGCGTCTTCAGCCACGCCACCAGCGCCTGGTTCAAGTGGTACGTGGCCAAAGGGGGCTGGCGCGACGGCGAGGTCGGCTTCCTGACCGGCCTCTACGCGTCCCAGTACACCTTTCTCAAGCATCTCAAACGGCTCTTCCTCGACCGCGGCGGTCGCTGA
- a CDS encoding PEGA domain-containing protein: protein MEFDKPNSRKGLALVSLLCGCALLLVACGREAPVYAPGSLTVTSDPAGAAILFDGRPTGEVTPHTFTGLAPDLYRVSVALAGYLSAPASDEIDLAAGQTRDVAFALSQTALHVTSDPAGAAVLLDGDDTGLVTPATLVGVAEGPHQIALRLDTYLVAPLATTVDVVAGRTDTLAADTFALRPQRTVILEGFGNVDCGPCPQLTEALLALADRPDLSPDRMLYIEYSTSFPGPGDPLYLANAAENADRFELYFFFNLPILYVDGVATADYADVDGIAAEVASGLAIDPGFRIDVAADFTATTIPVDVTLDPAADVDLSGHVLFVALYEKEIDFAERGLTVGSNGQSVFHHVFRDRVDVPPALGSLTAGTPQTFRVELVRGDWPLDNLTVVAFVQRNSDLAILQAGSFGESTSSKGIDP, encoded by the coding sequence GTGGAGTTTGACAAACCCAACAGCCGCAAGGGCTTGGCCCTGGTGAGCCTGCTTTGCGGATGCGCCCTGCTGCTGGTCGCCTGTGGCCGCGAGGCCCCCGTCTACGCTCCCGGGTCGCTCACCGTCACCTCCGATCCGGCCGGCGCGGCGATCCTCTTCGACGGCCGGCCCACCGGCGAGGTCACCCCCCACACCTTCACGGGCCTGGCGCCGGACCTCTACCGGGTGAGCGTCGCCCTCGCCGGATACCTCTCCGCCCCGGCCAGCGACGAGATCGACCTGGCCGCCGGCCAGACCCGCGACGTGGCTTTCGCCCTGTCGCAGACCGCCCTGCACGTGACCAGCGATCCGGCGGGCGCCGCGGTGCTCCTCGACGGCGACGACACGGGCCTCGTCACGCCCGCCACGCTGGTCGGAGTAGCCGAGGGCCCCCACCAGATCGCCCTGCGTCTGGACACCTATCTCGTGGCTCCCCTCGCGACGACCGTCGACGTGGTCGCGGGCCGGACCGACACCCTCGCCGCCGACACCTTCGCCCTGCGGCCGCAGCGCACGGTCATCCTCGAGGGCTTCGGCAACGTCGACTGCGGCCCCTGCCCGCAGCTCACCGAAGCGCTGCTCGCGCTGGCCGACCGGCCCGACCTCTCGCCCGACCGCATGCTCTACATCGAGTACAGCACCAGCTTCCCGGGCCCGGGCGATCCGCTCTACCTGGCCAACGCCGCGGAGAACGCCGACCGCTTCGAGCTCTATTTCTTCTTCAACTTGCCCATCCTCTACGTGGACGGGGTCGCCACCGCCGACTACGCCGACGTCGACGGCATCGCCGCCGAGGTCGCATCCGGACTGGCGATCGATCCCGGTTTCCGCATCGACGTGGCGGCCGATTTCACGGCCACCACCATCCCGGTCGACGTGACGCTCGATCCGGCCGCCGACGTCGACCTGAGCGGCCACGTGCTCTTCGTGGCCCTCTACGAGAAGGAGATCGATTTCGCCGAACGGGGCCTGACCGTGGGCTCCAACGGCCAATCGGTGTTCCACCACGTCTTCCGCGATCGTGTCGACGTGCCGCCCGCCCTCGGCTCCCTGACCGCGGGCACGCCCCAGACCTTCCGCGTCGAGCTCGTGCGCGGCGACTGGCCCCTCGACAACCTGACCGTCGTGGCCTTCGTCCAGCGCAACAGCGACCTGGCCATCCTGCAGGCCGGCTCCTTCGGCGAGTCGACCTCGAGCAAAGGAATCGATCCATGA